In Chelmon rostratus isolate fCheRos1 chromosome 4, fCheRos1.pri, whole genome shotgun sequence, a genomic segment contains:
- the st6galnac5b gene encoding alpha-N-acetylgalactosaminide alpha-2,6-sialyltransferase 5b, with protein sequence MKMKIRVCQGVSGIIIVTMVTSFMLVYNSSSGDRSSPSSASSLSSNRLHHAPSTKKPERLQRVPASTLEGYTGVMDHKPLKLHCRTCALVTSSGQLTGSKRGEEIDHSECVIRMNDAPSIGFQRDVGHRTSLRVIAHSSLQRVLRSRQQLLNASQDAVFIFWGPSSCMRRDGKGQVYNSLKLLNQLLPKLKVYIISRFKMLKFDELFKKETGIDRKSSNSWLSTGWFTMAIALELCDRTNVFGMVPPDFCRSPSHPSVPYHYYEPSGPDECSMYLSHERSRRGSHHRFITEKAVFANWARTLNIHFYQPDWKPAAVIANRNSSCTPTPAGS encoded by the exons ATGAAGATGAAGATAAGAGTG TGTCAAGGGGTTAGTGGCATCATCATCGTCACCATGGTTACCAGTTTTATGTTGGTGTacaacagcagctctggtgACAGATCATCTCCCTCGTCGGCTTCGTCATTATCGTCCAACCGTTTACACCATGCTCCATCCACGAAAAAGCCGGAGAGACTGCAGAGAGTCCCAGCATCAACACTTGAGGGGTACACAGGTGTCATGGATCATAAG cctctgaagctgcactgcaggACTTGTGCCCTGGTGACCAGCTCCGGCCAGCTAACTGGGAGCAAGAGAGGTGAAGAAATCGACCACTCAGAGTGTGTAATCCGTATGAACGACGCTCCCAGCATAGGCTTCCAGCGGGATGTCGGCCATCGCACAAGCCTGCGTGTCATAGCTCACTCCAGCCTGCAGAGGGTGCTGCGGAGCCGGCAGCAGCTGCTCAACGCGAGCCAAGACGCGGTGTTCATCTTCTGGGGACCCAGCAGCTGCATGAGACGCGATGGGAAAGGCCAAGTTTACAACAGCCTCAAGCTGCTAAACCAGCTGCTGCCCAAACTTAAAGTCTACATCATTTCCCgctttaaaatgctgaagtTTGATGAGCTGTTTAAAAAGGAAACAGGGATTGACAG GAAGAGTTCCAACTCCTGGCTGAGTACTGGCTGGTTCACCATGGCCATAGCCCTGGAGCTGTGTGACAGGACCAATGTGTTTGGCATGGTGCCACCTGATTTCTGCAG ATCCCCCTCTCATCCCTCCGTGCCGTATCATTACTATGAGCCCTCTGGGCCCGACGAATGCTCCATGTACCTCTCCCACGAGAGGAGCCGCCGAGGAAGCCACCACCGCTTCATCACGGAGAAGGCGGTGTTCGCAAACTGGGCTCGAACCCTCAACATTCACTTTTACCAGCCAGACTGGAAGCCCGCTGCTGTCATCGCCAACAGGAACAGCTCATGCACTCCTACTCCAGCTGGATCCTGA